One window of Gloeothece citriformis PCC 7424 genomic DNA carries:
- a CDS encoding Rqc2 family fibronectin-binding protein, which translates to MQSVDYTTLTAISVDLQTHWLPARVEQVYQRDRYTIAIALRTLKTRGWLTVSWHPQAARICIGDPPPKIPDTFTFSDQLRHQLNGYALIALNSVAPWERVINFQFAKRPGDPAVWHLFVEIMGKYSNVILTDAHHQIVTVAHQVTANQSSVRTVQTGQPYELPPTLTGTKPSLEESQTRWQERVSLVPGKLQRQLLNSYRGLSPTVARSMITMSGLDPQQLTESLSDSDWKTLFSYWQEWLKNLETHNFNPGWTTDGGYTVLGWELKDSVETVQTLINRYYSDEINQERFGQLRHQLTQKISNVLGKLRVKAEGFTQRLQQSEEADRYRQQADLLMANLHHWKAGMTSITLNDFATDEPVSIALNPEKNGVQNAQTLYKQHQKLKRARSAVEPLLKDVLSEIEYLEQVEASLNQIERYNHPEDLQTLEEIREELIEENYLSDPQQRTSPSKDEFHPYRYSTPSGFEVWIGRNNRQNDQLTFKVATDYDIWFHTQEIAGSHVLLRLEPGSVPDEADLQTAANWAAYYSRARQSEQVAVVYTEPKYVYKPKGAKPGMVVYKREKILWGYPHNLPG; encoded by the coding sequence ATGCAATCAGTTGACTATACTACTTTAACAGCAATCTCGGTTGACTTACAAACCCATTGGTTACCCGCCAGGGTTGAACAAGTCTATCAGCGCGATCGCTATACCATTGCTATTGCTTTACGAACGTTAAAAACCAGAGGATGGTTAACGGTGTCTTGGCATCCTCAAGCGGCAAGAATTTGTATCGGTGATCCACCGCCAAAAATTCCGGATACTTTTACCTTTAGCGATCAATTACGACATCAGTTAAACGGATATGCTTTAATTGCTTTAAATTCAGTCGCACCTTGGGAAAGAGTCATTAATTTTCAGTTTGCTAAACGTCCCGGCGATCCTGCGGTTTGGCATTTATTTGTCGAAATTATGGGCAAATATAGCAATGTTATTTTAACAGATGCTCATCATCAAATTGTCACCGTTGCCCATCAAGTAACCGCCAATCAATCCAGTGTTCGGACAGTTCAAACCGGGCAACCTTACGAACTTCCCCCAACTTTAACCGGCACTAAACCGAGTTTAGAAGAATCTCAAACCCGTTGGCAAGAACGAGTTAGTTTAGTCCCCGGAAAATTGCAACGTCAGTTATTAAATAGTTATCGGGGGTTAAGTCCTACGGTTGCTCGTTCAATGATTACCATGTCTGGACTTGATCCACAACAATTAACCGAGAGTTTATCGGATTCCGATTGGAAAACATTATTTTCTTATTGGCAAGAATGGCTAAAAAATTTAGAAACTCATAACTTTAATCCGGGTTGGACAACAGACGGAGGATATACGGTTCTGGGTTGGGAACTTAAAGACTCCGTTGAAACAGTCCAAACTTTAATTAATCGATATTATAGCGATGAAATCAATCAAGAACGATTTGGCCAACTCCGTCATCAATTAACCCAAAAAATCAGTAATGTTTTAGGGAAATTACGGGTTAAAGCTGAAGGATTTACTCAACGCTTACAACAATCAGAAGAAGCTGATCGCTATCGTCAACAGGCAGATTTATTAATGGCTAATTTGCACCACTGGAAAGCGGGAATGACATCAATTACCTTAAATGATTTTGCAACAGATGAACCGGTTTCTATTGCGCTTAACCCAGAAAAAAACGGCGTACAAAATGCTCAAACTCTCTACAAACAACATCAAAAACTGAAACGCGCCCGGAGTGCGGTTGAACCCTTATTAAAAGATGTTCTCTCAGAAATTGAGTATTTGGAACAAGTAGAAGCCAGTTTAAATCAGATAGAGAGATATAATCATCCAGAAGACTTACAAACCTTAGAAGAAATTCGGGAGGAACTGATCGAAGAAAATTATCTTAGCGATCCTCAACAACGTACCTCACCCTCTAAGGATGAATTCCATCCCTATCGGTATTCTACCCCTTCAGGGTTTGAAGTGTGGATCGGGCGAAATAACCGACAAAATGATCAATTAACCTTTAAAGTTGCCACTGACTACGATATTTGGTTTCATACCCAAGAAATAGCCGGTTCTCATGTGCTTCTACGGTTAGAACCTGGATCAGTTCCCGATGAAGCTGATCTGCAAACTGCTGCTAACTGGGCGGCTTATTACAGTCGGGCTAGACAAAGTGAACAAGTGGCGGTAGTCTATACAGAACCGAAATATGTGTATAAACCCAAAGGAGCAAAACCCGGCATGGTCGTCTATAAACGGGAAAAAATCCTCTGGGGCTATCCCCATAACTTACCAGGATAG
- a CDS encoding PhzF family phenazine biosynthesis protein yields the protein MNYQFYTADVFTDQIFGGNQLAVFPEAEGLTSTQMQLIAKEFNYSETVFVLPPQTPQGTRRLRIFTPGAELPFAGHPTVGTAYILATIGNISITDEITTLIFEEGVGLVPVKIRTQNGKPVYTELTAAQLPEFGDEPPSIPELAAMLSLDRNDLMDGKYSPQAVSCGVPFLFIPIHNREILARVNLNKDRWKQLLSGYWANSIYVFCFDPELDGSDVRSRMFAPALGVEEDPATGSAATALGGYLGSRDPLSEGTLHWRIEQGFEMGRPSLLQVETDKKGGNITQIRVGGASVLVSQGMMNIPI from the coding sequence ATGAACTATCAATTTTATACAGCAGACGTATTTACCGATCAAATATTCGGAGGAAATCAATTAGCGGTTTTTCCCGAAGCAGAAGGACTAACCAGTACCCAAATGCAACTCATTGCTAAAGAATTTAACTACTCAGAAACCGTCTTTGTTTTACCTCCCCAAACCCCCCAAGGAACGCGCAGACTTCGTATTTTTACCCCTGGCGCTGAATTGCCTTTTGCCGGACATCCCACTGTCGGAACAGCTTATATTCTCGCTACTATCGGAAATATTTCTATTACTGATGAAATAACTACCCTAATTTTTGAAGAAGGGGTTGGCCTTGTTCCTGTTAAAATTCGCACCCAAAATGGAAAACCCGTCTATACAGAATTAACTGCCGCCCAACTGCCAGAATTTGGGGATGAACCTCCCTCTATCCCTGAATTAGCTGCTATGTTATCGTTAGATCGTAATGACTTAATGGATGGAAAATATTCCCCTCAAGCTGTATCTTGTGGTGTTCCTTTTCTATTTATTCCGATTCATAATCGAGAAATTTTAGCACGGGTAAATTTAAATAAAGACCGTTGGAAACAACTATTAAGTGGATATTGGGCTAATTCTATTTATGTTTTTTGTTTTGATCCAGAATTAGACGGATCTGATGTGCGATCGCGGATGTTTGCCCCGGCTTTAGGAGTAGAAGAAGATCCCGCCACCGGTTCTGCTGCTACCGCTTTAGGGGGATATTTAGGAAGTCGAGACCCTCTATCTGAAGGAACATTACACTGGAGAATTGAACAGGGTTTCGAGATGGGAAGACCGAGTTTATTACAAGTAGAAACGGACAAAAAAGGGGGAAATATTACTCAAATTCGGGTAGGGGGAGCATCGGTTTTAGTCAGTCAAGGAATGATGAATATTCCAATATAA
- a CDS encoding spore maturation protein: MIESIINGFNEVAKYIIPLLIASIPFYGLIIKKVKVYEVFVEGAKEGFEISIRIIPYLVAILVAIGMFRASGALDILLLILAPILNLIGFPPENFLLAIMRPLSGSGSFGLLTDIVNQFGADSLFAKIAATMFGSTETTFYVLAVYFGSVGIKKIRYALFAGLIADVVGILSSVYICRLIFS; encoded by the coding sequence ATGATTGAGTCTATTATTAATGGGTTTAATGAAGTTGCTAAATATATTATTCCTCTTTTGATAGCCTCTATTCCTTTTTATGGATTAATTATTAAAAAAGTTAAAGTTTATGAGGTTTTTGTAGAGGGGGCTAAAGAAGGGTTTGAAATTTCTATTAGGATTATTCCATATTTAGTGGCGATTTTAGTCGCTATTGGAATGTTTCGCGCCTCTGGTGCTTTAGATATTTTACTGTTAATTCTTGCCCCTATCCTCAATTTAATTGGATTTCCTCCCGAAAATTTCTTATTAGCGATTATGCGCCCTCTGTCGGGTAGTGGTTCATTTGGGTTATTAACCGATATTGTCAATCAATTTGGGGCTGATTCTCTTTTTGCTAAAATCGCCGCCACGATGTTTGGTTCAACTGAAACGACTTTTTATGTATTAGCGGTTTATTTTGGTTCAGTAGGGATAAAAAAGATTCGTTATGCTTTATTTGCCGGTTTAATTGCCGATGTGGTGGGAATTCTCAGTTCTGTTTATATCTGTAGATTGATTTTTAGTTAA
- a CDS encoding nucleoside recognition domain-containing protein, whose protein sequence is MLNYIWFGIILISVVVGSFTGKIDAVTEAAITSAETAVEIAIGLIGIMALWLGLMKIAEESGLVNVIARIVQPITVRLFPDVPPDHPAIGSIVLNMSANILGLGNAATPLGLKAMQELQSLNPKKDTATDAMCMFLAINTSSVQLILPATIIALMKSSASEIFLPTILATSLSTTAAITASISFSKMKRFAVDKEEKIND, encoded by the coding sequence ATGCTTAACTATATTTGGTTTGGAATTATCTTAATTTCTGTCGTTGTAGGGAGTTTCACGGGAAAAATTGATGCCGTAACAGAAGCGGCTATTACCAGTGCTGAAACAGCCGTAGAGATTGCCATTGGGTTAATTGGTATTATGGCATTATGGCTAGGACTGATGAAAATTGCTGAAGAATCCGGCTTAGTTAATGTGATTGCTAGGATTGTTCAACCGATTACTGTGCGTCTTTTTCCGGATGTTCCCCCAGATCATCCGGCCATCGGTTCGATCGTGTTAAATATGTCAGCTAATATATTAGGATTGGGGAATGCTGCGACTCCCTTGGGATTAAAGGCGATGCAAGAGTTACAGAGTCTTAATCCTAAAAAAGATACGGCGACGGATGCCATGTGTATGTTTTTAGCCATTAATACCTCTAGTGTACAACTCATCCTGCCGGCAACGATCATTGCTCTGATGAAAAGTTCTGCCAGTGAGATTTTTTTACCGACTATTTTAGCCACGAGTTTATCGACGACTGCGGCAATTACTGCTTCAATAAGCTTTTCTAAGATGAAACGGTTTGCTGTAGACAAGGAAGAGAAAATTAATGATTGA
- a CDS encoding rhomboid family intramembrane serine protease encodes MDLNDWLSLIVCCFCLGYLVRLIFSSPRQNIGWIIVGSAILAITLLMLYFMPSVAGLIGVILWGIFIVIPSLGFFKVNTLIYQQQYGKASQLTAWLCWLHPVDGWLQRTQILKALDLAQKGNLTKAIQILQRYSRSSYHSQVLLYLIKADWKNCLSWFNQSVPKAILLKDPVLINYYLRCLGETGNLNELLQGIDFFRSYLEKHGNKIEQNLSRMYGLAFCGQTSQVRELFKGVLSIYSKQTESFWILTSQMVADKKDTSRQHLLNLRMRQDLILSNAIEWRLCYPPVEPNLVLTQSSRTILFRLKTTVNGENTSKKVTKYTAKKPYITIFLILINLIYFGLEIKQGGSEDINILYNLGGLVPEEVENGQWWRLITANFLHYGWLHLSMNMMGLYFLGHFVELTLGRLRYLIAYLVSGIGSMSLYTLLSLKLEDSGQILVGASAAIMGLVGVLCAVFLRDWLKEKSSITARRLQMILVVIGLQFLFDWTVPEISILSHLLGLGLGFIVGGLLLIK; translated from the coding sequence ATGGACTTAAATGATTGGTTGAGTTTAATTGTGTGTTGTTTTTGTCTAGGGTATTTAGTGAGACTTATATTCTCCTCTCCTAGACAAAATATAGGTTGGATAATTGTTGGTAGTGCTATTTTAGCCATTACCCTTTTAATGTTATATTTTATGCCATCGGTAGCGGGGTTAATCGGTGTAATTCTCTGGGGAATTTTTATTGTTATTCCTAGTTTAGGATTTTTCAAGGTTAACACACTGATTTATCAACAACAATATGGCAAAGCCAGTCAACTGACTGCTTGGTTATGCTGGTTACATCCGGTTGATGGATGGTTACAAAGAACGCAAATTTTAAAAGCTTTAGATCTGGCTCAAAAAGGAAATTTAACCAAAGCTATTCAAATCCTGCAACGCTATTCGAGATCTTCCTATCATTCTCAAGTTTTACTTTACTTAATTAAGGCTGATTGGAAAAACTGTCTGAGTTGGTTTAATCAATCTGTTCCTAAAGCTATATTATTAAAAGATCCGGTTTTAATAAACTATTATTTGCGCTGTTTAGGAGAAACGGGGAATTTAAATGAATTACTTCAAGGGATAGACTTTTTTAGAAGTTATTTAGAAAAACACGGGAATAAGATTGAGCAAAATTTATCACGGATGTATGGGTTGGCTTTTTGTGGTCAAACGAGCCAAGTCCGAGAATTATTTAAAGGAGTTTTATCGATTTATTCCAAACAAACTGAGAGTTTTTGGATTCTTACCTCTCAAATGGTAGCGGATAAAAAAGATACATCCCGTCAGCACTTGTTAAATTTACGAATGCGTCAAGATTTAATTTTGAGTAATGCGATCGAGTGGCGTTTATGTTATCCTCCGGTTGAGCCTAATTTAGTTTTAACCCAATCTTCTCGAACTATTCTATTCCGGTTAAAAACAACCGTTAATGGAGAAAATACGTCGAAAAAAGTTACTAAATATACAGCCAAAAAACCGTATATCACTATCTTTTTAATCCTCATAAATTTAATCTATTTTGGACTAGAAATTAAGCAAGGAGGCAGTGAAGATATCAATATTTTATACAATTTGGGCGGGTTAGTTCCTGAAGAAGTAGAAAATGGTCAATGGTGGCGACTCATTACGGCTAATTTTCTTCACTATGGTTGGTTACATCTTTCTATGAATATGATGGGACTTTATTTTTTAGGTCATTTTGTTGAATTGACCCTAGGAAGATTGCGTTATTTAATCGCTTATTTAGTCAGTGGAATAGGGTCCATGTCTCTCTATACTCTATTGTCTCTAAAATTGGAGGATTCGGGACAAATTTTAGTGGGTGCTTCGGCGGCAATTATGGGATTAGTGGGGGTACTTTGTGCGGTGTTTCTGCGAGATTGGCTCAAAGAAAAGTCATCGATTACCGCCAGAAGATTACAAATGATTTTAGTCGTGATTGGCTTACAATTTCTGTTTGATTGGACTGTCCCCGAAATTAGTATTTTAAGTCATTTATTAGGCTTAGGGTTAGGTTTTATTGTCGGGGGGTTATTATTAATTAAATAA
- a CDS encoding tetratricopeptide repeat protein translates to MDYQKFIEQLPQIYDNWGENNMSPKIKEFLEIEQQIEGEIKANLMALLNLAVANLTPDEIYCQIGGIFQGKSLIGALLDHPEKEAYAVEILEGEEEDNLSELIDNLVRYKRENQVSFCSSSSLEDVFLELRELETDSKIGVVFYQSKSDYRSQLLSLLLVKEFLAEQALIIIYNSNYSMVQQACCDFLLTHPQSQLLLDLSTPNAIHYTWGNGVYLIAWEQQQDQSFDEQLFKQDLLNQPVIQAISDLHDHFEFKAKPQAINLLVHQARNLSITQGAIEKYREALTWNPYNPDIYYELGVIYYQQRELEEASQLLKKAIELDFLKSQYHYLLGIIYFEQEQWEEAINVYKRAIEAFPKQDKEYLKIYSMLIRILGLIDQREKAIKVVEQGIKDLPNEILLKLENINILPYIYENEEEINVYRQRFTHSLDELLDSIKLNSVEEKKQALESLKTFNTFMIHCQGKNDLEIQIKLGNLRHKILKANYPQYVKKLDITPLKVGEKIRIGYVSAWFRNNNSANWALDWIKNTNREEFAIYCYYTDQVRDNITEEFQQQSDFFEQVSENIEEICQKIIKDRIHILIYPDIGTVELTTLLAGLRLAPIQCTAWGGPVTSGLPTIDYYLSSDLMEPENGQDHYSEQLVRLPNLGLCYPKIKFPQKRKNRQEFNLDDQSILYLSSQNYLKYLPQYDYVFPSIAVRVPHAKFVFIASHINTVIKEKFIKRLQKAFADFNLDSQDYCLILPVLSPEDYLNLNLVSDIYLDTFDWSGGNTTMQAIASNLPIVTCPGEFMRGRHSYGMLKMLGVEETIAKDESEYIDIAVRLGLDEEWRNSLREKTKVNQDQVYNDKTCVKALEDFFRKTVRQPQK, encoded by the coding sequence ATGGATTATCAAAAATTTATAGAACAGCTTCCCCAAATTTATGACAACTGGGGAGAAAATAATATGTCTCCAAAAATAAAAGAGTTTTTGGAGATTGAACAGCAAATAGAAGGAGAAATTAAGGCTAATTTAATGGCACTTTTAAATTTAGCCGTCGCTAACCTAACTCCCGATGAAATCTATTGTCAAATTGGAGGAATTTTTCAAGGGAAAAGTTTGATAGGTGCTTTATTAGATCATCCTGAAAAGGAAGCGTATGCAGTTGAAATACTGGAGGGAGAAGAAGAGGATAATCTGTCCGAGTTAATCGATAATTTAGTTAGGTATAAAAGAGAAAATCAGGTTTCTTTTTGTTCTTCATCTTCCCTTGAAGACGTTTTTTTAGAGTTAAGGGAATTAGAAACAGACAGTAAAATAGGTGTTGTTTTTTATCAGAGTAAATCAGACTATCGCTCTCAATTATTAAGTTTACTTTTAGTCAAAGAATTTTTAGCGGAACAGGCGTTAATTATTATTTATAATAGCAATTATAGCATGGTTCAACAAGCTTGCTGTGATTTTTTACTCACTCATCCTCAGAGTCAACTGTTGTTAGACTTATCGACTCCTAATGCAATTCATTATACATGGGGGAATGGAGTTTATCTAATAGCATGGGAGCAACAACAGGATCAAAGTTTTGATGAGCAACTTTTCAAGCAAGACTTATTGAATCAACCGGTTATTCAAGCTATTTCAGATTTACATGATCATTTTGAGTTTAAAGCAAAACCCCAAGCTATAAACTTGTTAGTCCATCAAGCTAGGAATTTATCTATTACACAAGGCGCAATTGAAAAATACAGAGAAGCTTTAACTTGGAATCCTTATAATCCTGACATTTATTATGAGTTAGGAGTCATTTATTATCAACAAAGGGAATTAGAAGAAGCTAGTCAATTGCTCAAAAAAGCCATAGAACTCGATTTTTTAAAATCCCAGTATCATTATCTTTTAGGGATAATCTATTTTGAACAAGAACAATGGGAAGAAGCGATTAATGTTTATAAAAGAGCAATCGAAGCTTTTCCTAAGCAGGACAAAGAATATCTGAAAATTTATTCTATGTTAATCCGAATTTTAGGATTAATCGACCAAAGAGAAAAAGCCATTAAAGTTGTTGAACAAGGCATAAAAGATTTACCCAATGAGATTTTATTAAAGTTAGAAAATATCAATATTTTACCTTATATTTATGAAAATGAAGAGGAAATCAACGTTTATCGCCAGCGATTTACTCACTCTTTAGATGAACTCCTTGATAGTATTAAATTAAACTCTGTAGAAGAAAAAAAACAAGCCTTGGAAAGCTTAAAGACCTTCAACACTTTTATGATCCATTGTCAAGGAAAAAATGATTTAGAAATCCAAATAAAACTCGGCAACTTAAGACATAAAATACTAAAAGCTAACTATCCCCAATATGTAAAAAAATTAGACATAACTCCCTTAAAAGTAGGCGAAAAAATAAGAATTGGTTATGTATCCGCATGGTTTAGGAATAATAACAGTGCGAATTGGGCGTTAGATTGGATTAAAAACACCAATCGAGAAGAATTTGCAATTTACTGTTATTATACAGATCAAGTTAGAGATAATATCACTGAAGAATTTCAACAACAGAGTGACTTTTTTGAGCAAGTGTCTGAAAATATAGAAGAGATTTGTCAAAAAATTATTAAAGATAGAATTCATATTTTAATCTATCCTGATATCGGAACAGTAGAATTAACAACCTTACTCGCTGGTTTAAGACTAGCGCCTATTCAATGTACAGCATGGGGAGGCCCTGTAACATCCGGTTTACCGACCATTGATTATTATTTATCAAGTGACTTGATGGAACCGGAAAATGGACAAGACCATTATTCAGAACAATTAGTTCGTTTACCGAATTTAGGCTTATGTTACCCGAAAATTAAATTCCCTCAAAAGCGAAAGAACCGACAGGAATTTAATCTAGATGACCAGTCAATCCTCTATTTATCGAGTCAAAATTATTTAAAATATTTACCCCAATATGATTATGTATTTCCCAGTATTGCTGTTCGTGTTCCTCACGCTAAATTTGTATTTATCGCCTCCCATATCAATACAGTCATCAAAGAAAAATTTATCAAGCGTCTTCAAAAAGCTTTTGCTGATTTTAACTTAGATAGTCAAGATTATTGTCTAATTTTACCGGTACTTTCTCCCGAAGATTATCTCAATTTAAACTTAGTTTCCGATATTTATTTAGATACTTTTGATTGGTCTGGCGGCAATACAACGATGCAAGCTATAGCCTCTAATTTGCCTATTGTCACTTGTCCTGGTGAATTTATGCGAGGTCGTCACTCTTACGGAATGTTAAAAATGCTAGGGGTTGAAGAAACCATCGCTAAAGATGAATCTGAATATATAGACATTGCTGTCCGTTTAGGGTTAGATGAAGAATGGCGAAACAGTTTAAGAGAAAAAACCAAAGTTAATCAAGATCAAGTTTATAATGATAAAACTTGTGTGAAAGCTTTAGAAGACTTTTTTAGAAAAACAGTTCGTCAACCTCAAAAATAA